One Mesorhizobium loti genomic window carries:
- a CDS encoding sugar ABC transporter ATP-binding protein: protein MRRLSTLTPSSSGLTGGPDAEIKDRVDRAARTLRIEHLLDRKTDRLSGGEMQRVSIGRAIVRKPRVFLMDEPLSALDAKLREALRTELKNLQIQLGATFLFVTHDQIEAMSMGDKVGVLNHGRIVQTGTPHEIYNNPRDTYVASFVGSPPMNLIDGKLVNGRAVMAPLNFELPFSGGAKASGATDGRPLVFGIRPEDVYLESGAPVEARVHDVENHGVEKILTLRVGDTTLRATVPARTDVAIEQPVRFAWNPDKVVLFDKGSGVSLRHAG, encoded by the coding sequence GTGCGTCGCCTCTCAACTCTCACGCCGTCATCCTCCGGCTTGACCGGAGGACCCGATGCCGAGATCAAGGATCGTGTCGATCGCGCGGCCCGTACGCTACGCATCGAGCATCTGCTCGACCGCAAGACCGACCGGCTGTCGGGCGGCGAGATGCAGCGCGTCTCGATCGGCCGCGCCATCGTGCGCAAGCCGCGCGTGTTCCTGATGGACGAGCCGCTGTCGGCGCTCGACGCCAAGCTGCGCGAGGCGCTGCGCACGGAACTGAAGAACCTGCAGATACAGCTCGGCGCCACCTTCCTGTTCGTTACCCACGACCAGATCGAGGCGATGTCGATGGGCGACAAGGTCGGCGTGTTGAACCACGGCCGCATCGTGCAGACCGGCACGCCGCACGAGATCTACAACAATCCGCGCGACACCTATGTGGCGAGCTTCGTCGGCTCGCCGCCGATGAACCTCATCGACGGCAAGCTGGTGAATGGCCGCGCGGTGATGGCGCCGCTGAATTTCGAACTGCCCTTTTCAGGGGGAGCCAAGGCGAGTGGAGCGACCGACGGTCGCCCGCTCGTCTTCGGCATCCGTCCGGAAGACGTCTATCTCGAGAGCGGCGCGCCGGTCGAGGCGCGCGTCCATGATGTCGAGAACCATGGCGTCGAAAAGATCCTGACGCTGCGGGTTGGCGACACAACACTGCGCGCCACGGTGCCGGCCAGGACCGATGTCGCGATCGAACAGCCGGTGCGTTTTGCCTGGAACCCCGACAAGGTGGTGCTGTTCGACAAGGGTAGCGGTGTCAGCTTGCGCCACGCCGGGTGA
- a CDS encoding transcriptional regulator — MSSHSSKIPITGDPLTDILRGLRLDGVEYGRCEMKEPWGIQFPAQPGARFHFIGRKGCWLKQPSGEWVELNAGDAVLLPRGEAHVLASEPGAKAWPIHGYELEEVCKDVYCTSNAEMCDKNCQPGTLLFCAAMYFNLDGLHPLLGMMPDVMRSHELEAYEPGIPHLLESMAREVTMERVGSGGILARLADVLAATVIRSWVERGCGDSSGWIAAVRDRDIGRVLAAIHLEPDHDWTVESLARMMGASRSGFAERFATIVGETPARYVTQVRMHQARQWLVRDRMKISVVAARLGYESDAAFSRAFKRVIGSAPSHLRAEEQAEIRQAS, encoded by the coding sequence ATGTCTAGCCATTCGTCCAAAATTCCGATCACGGGTGACCCGTTGACGGACATATTGCGCGGGCTGCGCCTCGATGGCGTCGAATACGGCCGTTGCGAAATGAAGGAGCCCTGGGGCATCCAGTTTCCGGCTCAGCCCGGGGCGCGGTTCCATTTCATCGGCCGCAAGGGCTGCTGGCTGAAGCAGCCCTCCGGCGAGTGGGTTGAACTCAATGCCGGCGATGCGGTGCTCTTACCGCGCGGCGAAGCCCATGTGCTCGCCAGCGAACCCGGTGCGAAGGCCTGGCCGATCCATGGCTATGAGCTCGAGGAAGTCTGCAAGGACGTCTATTGCACGTCGAACGCCGAGATGTGCGACAAGAATTGCCAGCCGGGAACGCTGCTGTTCTGCGCCGCAATGTACTTCAACCTCGATGGCCTGCATCCGCTGCTCGGCATGATGCCGGACGTGATGCGCTCGCATGAGCTGGAAGCCTATGAGCCGGGCATTCCGCATCTGCTGGAATCCATGGCGCGCGAAGTGACGATGGAGCGCGTCGGCTCCGGCGGCATCCTGGCGCGGCTGGCCGATGTGCTGGCCGCCACCGTCATCCGCTCATGGGTCGAACGCGGCTGCGGCGATTCTTCCGGCTGGATCGCCGCGGTCCGGGATCGCGACATCGGCCGCGTGCTGGCCGCCATCCATCTCGAACCCGACCATGACTGGACGGTCGAGTCGCTCGCCCGGATGATGGGGGCTTCGCGCTCGGGCTTTGCCGAGCGCTTCGCCACCATCGTCGGCGAAACGCCGGCAAGATATGTCACCCAGGTCAGGATGCATCAGGCACGGCAGTGGCTGGTCCGCGACCGGATGAAAATATCCGTCGTTGCCGCACGCCTCGGTTATGAATCGGACGCCGCCTTCAGCCGTGCCTTCAAGCGCGTCATCGGTTCGGCGCCCAGCCATCTGCGCGCCGAGGAACAGGCTGAAATCCGCCAGGCCAGTTGA
- a CDS encoding sugar ABC transporter permease — translation MAESILGKLGFRRASGVDEAGWGRTLAVAVVAFIYFLPVLFIIFTAFKPQGDALLVPPTLSPTSLFGLIPDHFVFKPTLENFGSVFSRSMTPDGAPEATGFDRYFFNSIFIASASVLLALVIGTLAAFGFSRYPLKGNDTYLFIILTTRMLPAIVVIIPVILMFRVVGLSGSYLGIIMLYTAFNLAFTIWMMKSFFDELSPDVEDAARIDGSSGMRVFFKICLPQVIAGLAATFVFGLILTWNEFLFALLLSGPDTRTVPVAMNQAVSSGGRGTDWTLLAAIETLFLVPVFLVTFFLQNHLLRGVTFGTVKR, via the coding sequence GTGGCCGAATCGATATTGGGAAAGCTCGGCTTCCGCAGGGCCAGCGGAGTAGACGAGGCCGGCTGGGGGCGGACGCTCGCCGTGGCCGTCGTCGCTTTTATCTATTTTCTGCCGGTGCTGTTCATCATATTCACCGCCTTCAAACCGCAGGGCGACGCGCTCCTGGTGCCTCCGACGCTGTCGCCCACGTCGCTGTTCGGCTTGATTCCGGACCATTTTGTGTTCAAGCCAACGCTCGAAAATTTTGGGTCCGTCTTTTCCCGCTCGATGACGCCGGACGGTGCCCCGGAAGCGACAGGATTCGACCGTTATTTCTTCAACTCGATCTTCATCGCCTCGGCGTCGGTGCTGCTGGCGCTGGTCATCGGCACCCTGGCGGCCTTCGGCTTCTCGCGCTATCCGCTGAAAGGCAATGACACCTACCTGTTCATCATCCTGACCACGCGCATGCTGCCGGCGATTGTGGTGATCATTCCGGTGATCCTGATGTTCCGCGTGGTGGGCCTGTCGGGCTCGTATCTCGGCATCATCATGCTCTACACCGCCTTCAACCTGGCCTTCACCATCTGGATGATGAAGAGCTTCTTCGATGAATTGTCGCCAGACGTCGAGGATGCCGCCCGCATCGACGGATCGTCCGGAATGCGGGTGTTCTTCAAGATTTGCCTGCCCCAGGTCATTGCCGGGCTCGCCGCCACGTTCGTGTTCGGCCTGATCCTCACCTGGAACGAGTTCCTCTTCGCCCTGTTGCTCTCGGGGCCCGACACGAGGACGGTCCCGGTCGCCATGAACCAGGCCGTGTCGTCGGGTGGACGCGGCACCGACTGGACTTTGCTTGCCGCCATCGAAACCCTGTTCCTTGTTCCAGTCTTCCTAGTCACCTTCTTCTTGCAAAACCATCTGTTGCGCGGCGTTACCTTCGGCACGGTGAAGCGCTGA
- a CDS encoding sugar ABC transporter ATP-binding protein: MTQTSPRASAGKGIALRLDGLSKAYGSVRAINDLSFSVDEGRFFVLFGPSSVGKTTTLRTIAGLVQADSGTLEIGGRDMTHAPIAGRGISMVFQSFALYPHLTVYDNLAYPLREEKAARAEIDKRVKETAEILKLTHRLKAKPATLSGGEQQRVALGRSLIRRPKILLLDEPLTNLDAKLRHETRAELKRLHRQFGMTVIYATPDELEALSMGEAIAVMRDGGIVQIGTPDELYEQPIHTYVASKIGSPHMNLFTASVRADTRSFDTPLGTLVPATAPKTADAGEAALIGIRPSDIRLAAKGEAGVASKVHLVEPLGDITIVSVVAGGEMLRMVLPEAIAASIRTGDSASIAIDNRKIHVFRAASGQAMT; encoded by the coding sequence GTGACGCAGACGTCGCCTCGCGCCAGTGCCGGCAAGGGGATTGCGCTGCGCCTCGATGGGCTCAGCAAGGCCTATGGATCCGTGCGTGCCATCAACGACCTGAGCTTCTCCGTCGACGAAGGCCGCTTCTTCGTACTCTTCGGGCCGAGCTCGGTTGGCAAGACGACGACGCTGCGCACTATCGCCGGCCTCGTCCAGGCCGACTCCGGCACGCTTGAGATAGGCGGCCGCGACATGACCCATGCGCCGATCGCCGGCCGCGGCATCTCGATGGTCTTCCAGTCTTTCGCGCTTTACCCCCACCTCACGGTCTATGACAATCTCGCCTATCCGCTGCGCGAGGAGAAAGCCGCGCGCGCCGAGATCGACAAGCGGGTGAAAGAGACCGCCGAGATCCTGAAACTGACACACCGCCTGAAGGCCAAGCCGGCAACGCTGTCCGGCGGAGAGCAGCAGCGCGTCGCGCTCGGCCGCTCCCTGATCCGCCGGCCAAAGATTCTTCTCCTCGATGAGCCGCTCACCAATCTCGACGCCAAGCTTCGGCACGAGACGCGCGCCGAGCTGAAGCGGCTGCACCGCCAGTTCGGCATGACCGTGATCTATGCCACGCCCGACGAGCTCGAGGCTCTCTCGATGGGCGAGGCGATCGCCGTCATGCGCGATGGCGGCATCGTCCAGATCGGCACGCCGGACGAGCTTTACGAGCAGCCGATCCATACCTATGTCGCCAGCAAGATCGGCTCGCCGCACATGAATCTGTTCACGGCCTCGGTGCGCGCCGACACCAGGTCTTTCGACACGCCGCTTGGGACTCTGGTTCCGGCGACGGCGCCAAAGACTGCCGATGCCGGCGAGGCCGCGCTGATCGGCATTCGCCCGAGCGACATTCGGCTCGCCGCCAAGGGCGAAGCCGGGGTTGCCTCGAAGGTGCATCTGGTCGAACCGCTCGGCGACATCACGATCGTCTCGGTCGTGGCCGGCGGCGAGATGTTGCGCATGGTGCTGCCGGAAGCGATCGCCGCCAGCATCAGGACCGGCGATTCGGCATCGATCGCCATCGATAACAGGAAAATCCACGTCTTCCGCGCCGCGAGCGGCCAGGCAATGACCTGA
- a CDS encoding sugar ABC transporter ATP-binding protein — MSTIELRKVTKRFGSFTAVKDVDLSVAAGEVVCLLGPSGCGKTTTLRVIAGLERVTDGEVVVAGKVMNNLPPEKRDIAMVFQFYALYPSASIAENIAFPLYHDGISGAERTARVNRVAAILHLEHVLDRLPNQISEGEKQRAAMARAIVRDPNCFLFDEPLSRLDVELRQTMRGQIKEVLQGLSKATVIVTHDQLEALTMANRIAIMKDGLIEQVGSPHEVFAKPANAFVASFIGTPQMNLLEADLKTFADGTADMTVAGISLAIRTDAAVARLQPGKVTIGVRPRAFTPTDTGDRGTISARAELIEPMGAETLIHARTAAGADIRVVVTRSQRVKVGEALNLRPDPRQTHVFDGAGKAVRS, encoded by the coding sequence ATGTCAACCATCGAACTCCGCAAAGTCACCAAACGCTTCGGCTCCTTCACCGCGGTCAAGGACGTTGACCTGTCGGTAGCCGCCGGTGAGGTCGTCTGCCTTCTCGGCCCGTCCGGCTGTGGCAAGACGACGACCTTGCGCGTCATCGCCGGGCTGGAACGCGTCACTGACGGCGAGGTCGTCGTCGCCGGCAAGGTGATGAACAACCTGCCGCCCGAAAAGCGCGACATCGCCATGGTGTTCCAGTTCTACGCGCTCTACCCGTCGGCATCGATCGCCGAGAACATCGCCTTCCCGCTCTATCACGACGGCATTTCCGGGGCTGAGCGGACTGCCCGCGTCAACCGCGTCGCCGCGATCCTCCACTTGGAGCACGTTCTCGACCGGCTGCCGAACCAGATATCCGAGGGCGAAAAGCAGCGCGCCGCCATGGCCCGCGCCATCGTCCGCGACCCCAATTGCTTCCTCTTCGACGAGCCCTTGTCGCGTCTCGATGTCGAACTGCGCCAGACCATGCGTGGCCAGATCAAGGAAGTGCTGCAGGGCCTCTCCAAAGCGACCGTGATCGTGACCCATGACCAGCTCGAAGCGCTCACCATGGCCAACCGAATCGCCATCATGAAGGACGGCCTGATCGAGCAAGTCGGCTCACCCCACGAGGTATTTGCCAAGCCCGCCAATGCTTTCGTGGCGAGCTTCATCGGCACGCCGCAGATGAATCTTCTCGAGGCCGACCTCAAGACCTTCGCCGATGGCACGGCGGACATGACCGTGGCCGGCATTAGTCTGGCGATCCGCACGGACGCGGCGGTCGCGCGCCTGCAGCCCGGCAAGGTGACGATCGGTGTCCGCCCCCGCGCCTTCACCCCGACCGATACGGGGGACCGTGGCACCATCTCCGCCCGGGCCGAGCTCATCGAGCCCATGGGCGCCGAAACCCTTATTCATGCCCGCACGGCGGCAGGCGCCGACATCCGCGTCGTGGTGACGAGAAGCCAGCGGGTCAAGGTCGGCGAGGCGCTGAATCTACGCCCCGATCCCAGGCAAACGCATGTCTTCGATGGCGCCGGAAAGGCGGTGCGGTCATGA
- a CDS encoding ABC transporter, protein MPAMTKVKGLATAASFAATLLVGGVTYASAEEVTLTMAVPDWPPTRIMKKFFDEQYKPKSGNTVKLDVDFIPWPDFYTRVNASLTSGEKKYNFIVSDSQWLGAFVEGGYFRKINDLIDADPELKATMESMHPAVLNAYSTYPNSTPNYYGFPQFPDVLVTYGRKDVLCNADEQAAFKAKYNEKLPCTGEEIDAMDWNTFEHVGEFFQRKKGDKLAGQVLDDDFYGIAYQAGKGYDFSTSSVHSFVWQHGGGIWDETKAPTGHAEGVVNSPKSIEGMEHFLKLLKFMPPVVKTGTMDIFVSDQLFREGKVAMNIDWIGLAEASLDPKTSKVADKLVFGLAPGLRGPDGKVNRTSQIGGQPFVLTTWTTPEQIKEAVGFVKWWLSPDIQNQFAAGGGQSAIKSVYSDPKYVTYRPWDRAWANSLDWQKDMWHVPQFFELLTQQQDQYDLAITGKQDAKTTLDNIAKFQEDLLKNAGLIQ, encoded by the coding sequence ATGCCGGCGATGACCAAAGTGAAAGGGCTAGCGACAGCCGCAAGCTTCGCTGCCACGCTACTGGTGGGAGGCGTGACCTATGCCTCTGCCGAAGAAGTGACGTTGACGATGGCGGTGCCGGATTGGCCCCCGACCCGCATTATGAAGAAGTTCTTCGACGAGCAGTACAAGCCCAAGTCTGGCAATACCGTGAAGCTCGATGTCGATTTCATTCCGTGGCCGGATTTCTACACCCGCGTCAACGCCTCGTTGACCTCGGGCGAAAAGAAGTACAACTTCATCGTGTCGGACTCGCAATGGCTGGGCGCCTTCGTCGAAGGCGGCTACTTCCGCAAGATCAACGATCTCATCGATGCCGACCCGGAACTCAAGGCGACGATGGAGTCGATGCATCCCGCCGTGCTCAACGCCTATTCGACCTATCCCAACAGCACGCCGAACTACTACGGCTTCCCGCAGTTCCCGGACGTGCTGGTCACCTACGGCCGCAAGGACGTGCTCTGCAACGCCGACGAGCAGGCCGCCTTCAAGGCGAAGTACAATGAGAAGCTGCCCTGCACCGGCGAAGAAATCGACGCCATGGACTGGAACACGTTCGAGCATGTTGGCGAATTCTTCCAGCGCAAGAAGGGCGACAAGCTCGCCGGCCAGGTGCTGGATGACGATTTCTACGGCATCGCCTATCAGGCAGGCAAAGGCTACGACTTCTCGACGAGCTCGGTCCACTCGTTCGTCTGGCAGCATGGCGGCGGCATCTGGGATGAAACCAAGGCCCCGACCGGACATGCCGAAGGCGTTGTAAACTCCCCGAAGTCCATCGAGGGCATGGAGCATTTCCTCAAATTGCTGAAGTTCATGCCGCCGGTGGTCAAGACCGGCACCATGGACATCTTCGTCTCGGACCAGTTGTTCCGTGAAGGCAAGGTGGCCATGAACATCGACTGGATCGGTCTCGCCGAAGCCTCGCTCGATCCCAAGACGTCGAAGGTTGCCGACAAGCTGGTGTTCGGATTGGCGCCAGGCCTGCGCGGTCCCGACGGCAAGGTGAATCGTACGTCACAGATCGGCGGACAGCCTTTCGTTCTCACCACCTGGACGACGCCTGAGCAAATCAAGGAAGCGGTGGGCTTCGTGAAGTGGTGGCTCTCGCCTGACATCCAGAACCAGTTCGCCGCCGGCGGCGGCCAGTCCGCGATCAAGTCGGTCTACAGCGATCCGAAGTATGTGACATATCGTCCGTGGGACCGCGCCTGGGCGAACTCGCTCGACTGGCAGAAGGACATGTGGCACGTGCCGCAGTTCTTCGAACTGCTCACCCAGCAGCAGGACCAGTACGACCTGGCCATCACTGGCAAGCAGGACGCCAAGACCACCCTGGATAACATCGCCAAGTTCCAGGAGGACCTTCTGAAGAACGCTGGCCTTATCCAGTAA
- a CDS encoding ABC transporter permease — protein sequence MTAVSSTLLTPRLTTVVAHNWKLAIAVAVVVSAISMAGLPAAVSFWVVGATAALVAAAFTVNAYRRHYFGALLVAPAIAVLFVMNIFPLLWSLGLSFFAYQANQQTIRFVGLGNYTRILTNDLAAHATWGALINTAMFVVFTVSAQMIVGFLLAILFAKQFPLRKYLLILVLTPMMLSVVASGVFFTYYYDPTFGILSYVINSISGNQFILMSNKVGAVAGIVFADAWMWSPFVMLLVLAGLVSVPKYLYEAAAIDRISSWRQFWMITFPYIRGLLMLALLFRTIEAFKLADLVILLTKGGNDTLTISYHLIRIANEQNKTSEGAAISYLMLFMVIVLTNLYLYLANRRTQGA from the coding sequence ATGACCGCTGTTTCAAGCACGCTGCTGACACCACGCCTTACCACGGTTGTTGCCCACAACTGGAAACTCGCCATCGCTGTCGCTGTCGTCGTGTCGGCCATATCAATGGCGGGCTTGCCGGCGGCTGTCTCCTTCTGGGTGGTGGGCGCCACGGCGGCGTTGGTCGCGGCCGCATTTACCGTCAACGCGTATCGCCGCCACTACTTCGGCGCCTTGCTGGTCGCTCCGGCAATCGCCGTTCTGTTTGTGATGAATATCTTCCCCCTGCTGTGGTCGCTGGGCCTTTCGTTCTTCGCCTACCAGGCAAACCAGCAGACGATCCGCTTCGTCGGACTCGGGAACTACACCCGGATCCTTACCAACGATCTGGCTGCTCACGCGACTTGGGGCGCGCTGATCAATACCGCCATGTTCGTCGTGTTCACCGTCTCCGCGCAGATGATCGTCGGCTTTCTGCTGGCCATCCTGTTCGCCAAGCAATTTCCGCTGCGCAAGTATTTGTTGATCCTGGTGCTGACACCGATGATGCTTTCGGTTGTCGCCTCTGGCGTGTTCTTCACCTACTACTATGACCCGACATTCGGGATTCTCAGCTACGTCATCAATTCCATCTCCGGCAACCAGTTCATCCTGATGAGCAACAAAGTCGGTGCCGTGGCGGGAATCGTTTTCGCCGACGCATGGATGTGGTCGCCCTTCGTCATGCTCCTTGTGCTGGCGGGCCTCGTCTCGGTGCCGAAATACCTTTACGAGGCCGCTGCCATCGACCGTATTTCCAGCTGGCGGCAATTCTGGATGATCACCTTCCCCTACATCCGCGGCCTTCTGATGTTGGCCCTTCTCTTCCGCACTATCGAGGCATTCAAGCTGGCGGATCTCGTCATCCTCCTCACCAAGGGCGGCAACGACACACTGACGATCTCCTATCACTTGATCCGCATCGCCAACGAGCAGAACAAGACGAGTGAGGGCGCGGCGATCTCCTATCTGATGCTGTTCATGGTGATCGTTCTCACCAACCTCTACCTGTACCTCGCAAACCGCCGTACGCAGGGAGCATAA